ATGATCGAGCGGCCCGCCGAATCGATGCCGGCATAACCGAGAAATCGCCATCGCCAATTGCACGAAACTCCAGTTGCTCCCAAACTGGTGCGATGTCAGCCCCGTCTATGATGTCAGCAACTTCTGGAACTGTTGAACCAAGCGTAACCAATTCGCGGCTGAGCGGAGGAGCGACTGAATCAAGCGGTAGCGTGATTTCTTTGAAAATAAGATTGTTATCGGAATCTGGGGCACAGAAGACGATTACTGCGGATCCCCTAGAACCTTCGACGGCAGTCCACACGGTGTTTGGATCCTGATTTAACTTCAGAAATCCGCGTCCGATGTGAGTGGAGCGCCGAAGGATGGGCATCAGTTGGGCTGCTCGAGAAATGACGACATCAGCTGTAACCTGCCCGGACAATACGATGCTAAGCCCGCAATCCGAGAGGAGTCCAAATAGCAGCTGGCGTGGATCATCCGCTGCCAGGCCGGGATCGCGGACGTTGGCAGTCTGGCTGCCACGTTTTTCGACACCTTCTTCACCTAACTTCGAGGTGTCGTGGTCGTCAAGAAATCCCATGGTCAACTCCGCTGGTCGCTACATTGAATTGAAGTCCAGGTCATAGGCAATTTGCCTCGACCACACGAGTCGAGGTGACCGGAAGCAGTATCGGTTTGGAAGCACGCAAGGGGTTAGAGTCGCGGATTCCGTTGCCTCGTACAAACGAAAATAATTGAGCGGCTCCCATGAATCAGGGTTGGAGCCGCTCGACGACATCTCGTGTCGATCGTCCTAAATCAGTTGTCTTTTCCGCAGGTCGGGCAAGTCACTGTAACCCCATTCCAAGATCGTTTAGCCCAGAATGCTCTTTGACAGTGACGACACTTGTGAACCTCGGTGTAATCGCCTGAGCGAGAGGAAGATCCTGTTTCCGCCATTTCAATACCTCCTAACTTGCTATAGGGAAGAATTTATGAGCCTTGCTGGAAGGATGGACCATCAAGTCGGAACACTTGTGGCTTTTCGTATTTTTATTTATTTAGAGGTGCTTCTAAAGATATAAGGTATATCGAGCCTTCTGTAATGATGGCCAGTGATATCCCTCTACAATATTGCGACTAAGGATTGTAAATAATCACGAAAATTTGGACATAGCCCGCAAACTACGGGCGCCATGTGTCTTCGTTGGCATGGTCGTTCTGCAGGCTCGGGTGAGATTCCTTGATCTTCTTGATGAAGCCTTGCGCATTGGCTATTGTCTTCAGAGCGAACGCCTTCTCATACGGTTCCCTGTGTTCGCGCCATTTCTCAATGTGTTCAGCGACGGCCTTTCTTTGCGCATTGAGCTTGATCCGTGCGTTTGCAATGTTATCAGCCAAGTTATCCACTACCTTTTCTTTAAAGTTAGCTATCAATAAGGATCTATCAAGATAGATCACGTTGCGCAAACATTTCTCCTTCGAAGCACTGTCGGCGATTTTGATCGTAGTTCGAGCCCTTCGACTGCCCCTGGAAACTACGTCCGTTGGGTTTTACGGACCTGCCCTATGAGGCTAGGTGCTTGTAGTCCGCATAAATACTGGAAATCGCGTCGTAAACGGCCCTGTACTGTTTGCCTTGCAATGATTCATCGGTGAGGAATTTGGGTGCAAGTGAGTAGATGCCCCACTGCATAAGTGGTTCGACGAGTGGCTTGAAGACGTTTGTAGATCCGCATGACAGAAAATACTCGATGACAGCGCGTGCTCTTGTCGATACTTCCTGGCTGGCCACGTCAAGCCCCTGACCGGCCTCGATTTGCCGTTGAAGTTGGCCGACCTCTTCAAGGATCTGTCCGGCATGTTCGTCAGAAAAGATAAGGATCATCGCAATGCTCCTGTCGTTGAAGGTGGCGGCAGCCCCGCACGAAAAGTCCATTGACCGCTGGATTCTTGAACCAATTGCGTTTCTTGCACATGTTCGCTTAGGCACAAGAGTCGTACTAAGTCTCAGCCGAAGGGGTATGTGTGTCAAGTGTGCGACGAGACTCATCTAAAGTGCTCGCGAAATGGGGGCTCTTTACATGATGAACTCATACTGCTAACTTCTGTATTAGGCAGGACGTCTGGCGGTATGGAAAATTCTCTTGACAAGTACTCGCCGGTATTTGCGGTCGGTAGACTTCCTGGCTTTCAAGTGACGAAGATTGAATCGTATTTAATTGCGTTATCCGACTAGGAGGCTTAGTTAATATGGCGTGTGCGTGTCAAAATAAGGTAAACAACACCAATGGACGTTGTCCAGCGTGCAATGAGGCAATTGTGCACAATATTCCCACGTCCAATCACAGTTGCAGTTTTGGAAAGTGCTCTTAGGCTGTAATCTATTGCGGCTAGAGCTGACTAGGCTGACTAGGCTGACTAGGCTGGCTCGGGGGCGGGAGGTTGGGGGTCAAGTACCCTCTAGCTAACCGCCCCCGACCTAGGGGCAGGTACTGCGGCGAAACGGTCCGCGCATTCACTGATCTAGATATCTCTTGTTTTTTCCATGCTGGATTGTTAATGGGTGTGGATGAATTTCATTAGTCATTGTTGCCTGCATGCATCAATTTGGACATTCTGGAAATAGTATGGCACCGATGGGTTGATTATAAAATAAAGGATGTGAGTGTTTCGTGAAAAGCAACGAGTATCGACTGACGACTGATCTTACTGTTAGTCAGATTAAACAAAAGGTGCAGTCTGTCATGGCCAAGGCGGACATTGGCCCCGTCAATTCCACGGTGCTCGATGAGCGTGCAGATCTCGAATTTCTTGCCCAGAGAAAGGGCCTTGCCGGTCATGCGGCAATTCAATTTTATGTTTTCGACCGAGGTGCACTGCGAGAGGTGCACATCGTCGCATTGGGTGACGCGGGCTTGAGTCGTGCATGGGGTGGCGTAAAGAATACACTTTCACTCTCCAAGAGTACCCAGTGGGCCGAGCAGGTTCGGGATGCACTTAATTAGCCTGGAGATTCCATGACAGCGTGACTGTGCGGAGTTGCCTGGTGCCTGAAAGGTGCATCTGATTGGGAAAGAGTAGGCAACATACAACATTTCCTCTTCCTGTTCACGAGCACATTCAAACGATCAAAACGGCCAGCTTTGCGCTGCTGTTCGAGGTGATGCCGTCGGCGGCGGGGACATCCGGAAGGAAACGCTCGAGGTCTCCGGGATTGTGGCGGTTCTGTCGGAAGTAATTGGGCCGTCGCGCAAGCCGTTCGCCACGCACAACCTGAGCAAGATCCTGACGGACGTGGCGCTGACCTGGGCAACGCACTGGAGAAAAGCATCCTGATGGATCCATCGTTTGGATTTCGGTGGCCAACGTACGAGAGACCCTGTTAGCGCTGGCCGGGTATTTGGACGCCGACCTTGAAGATTGACTCCATGCGAATAGCCCCTTTCAGACTGAGCTGGCACACTGCCCGTTGAGGGAGACCAGCCGTTTGTTGCTGTGGAGCGCACCAGCAGGACGGTCTCACGGATAGCGGTGTGATACACGGCTTCCGACGGTTCGTGTCCAGACGTAGCGGTGAAAGCGACCGGCCGCGAGCGAATCCGAACAACTCAGGAATAGGATGAAGTCGCCGTGACCGCAAGGGACTAGGACGGCATCCCCAAGCCATCGATCAGCATCCAGCTGGTGGATTGGGGCTCGGCACTACATCTGGTTCCAGAGGATTTTTTGAAATTGAGACAGCCTCTTCAAGGTTCTCGAGACCTTTCTGGTAAATCTGGTCGGCTCTCGCATCCTGGGCTGACGCGTCCATCCTGTGGGCTTTCGCCAAGCGCTCGATTTCTTCTTCTTCTTCTTCTTCTTCGAAGTTCATACGCACGACCGTAGCTCACGTAGACGGGACGTAATGGCCGGTTTTTTCGGGCCCGAATAGATGAGCCGACTTGAGCCAGTCACGTGCGTAGAAAACTCTTCGCGCCGTACAAGAAAGTTGTCATCGTTGCCTGAGGTCGTCGGGAATAGCAATACCAGTGGCATGCCACCTCCATACTTCGAAGATCGAGGTCATGAGAGGCTTGACTCTTGCGTCGCTGTAGTAAAAAGACGGGCGAGCTTGAGAGTATTGGAGGATGACGCTTCGGTACTCCCTAACAGTTTTGAAGGCCCTTAAAGGTTGTACCCAACGCCGCTACCGGTCCAACCGTCTGAGCTTGAATCCGAGGTAACCTGGTGTTTATTGGAACCGTCTGATGTCCAAGGAGGAAGAACGGATCCGTTGGGGGTCACACGCCCCACGTATGTCGTATAGCCCTCCGATGAGTAAGTGAACATGGGGATCCCAGGTACTTCGCCGATATCGTGAATATTCGCCGTGGATCCAAACATCGTGGTGGTGCGTACCCACAGGAAATACGAGGTGCGGGCATCCCTTATTGGGAAATCGCGGTATAGGCTTTTGACTTCTTCCCAAGGTGAGCTGGTGCGGAACTCCACTCCAAGGCCACGGTAACGCGCGAATCCTTGATCAGTCAGCCCACCCGTTGCGCTAAGTGCGGCGACGACGCGTAGGATACCCGTTCGGTTGAGAACTGAGTTTAGCTCCATCAACTCTGAGGCCTCGGCTGCTTTCGCTATACACGACGAGCAAACCAGCTTCGAAACTGTCACTCTTTGCCCGTTTGTCGGTGCGAAGCCTGAATGTCTGTCGCAAACAAGATTCCCGCAGGATGTACAGCGGATTTTTGCTTGGCGCCCGCAGTGACAGTATTCCATAACCGAATACTACTCGGGGCCGTACTTTTTGTAGAGAGAATTCTTTGCCGGACCTTCGCAGAGAGGATGGGGACCTCAGCGCCTCCATCCGCACACATGGTGCCCATCAGGGGTACACCCTAAATTGACGTCAGGCCCTATGCGGTCAAAGTGTCAATCTAGGGTCCTCCTGGAATTGATTGACACTTCCGGCCCAGGGTCTAGACCCTAACTGGACACTTTCGAGAATTGAGGGGCAATGAGCGGTCAGCGGGTTGCACATGTGAGAGTTTCGAGTTTCGACCAAAATACGGATCGCCAGCTGGACGGCGTTGCGGTGGACCGGACGTTCACCGACAAGGCATCCGGAAAAGACACCGCGCGGCCTCAACTACAGGAAATGCTGGCCTATGTTCGTGAGGGCGATACTCTCCTGGTGCACAGCATGGATCGTCTAGCCAGGAACCTCGAGGACTTGAGGCGCCTGGTTCGAGAGCTCAATGACCGCGGCGTGCGCGTGGAGTTCGTAAAAGAGGCCTTGACATTCGACGGCGACGGCAGCGCAATGGGACAGCTTTTGCTTTCCGTAATGGGCGCGGTAGCTGAGTTTGAAAGATCACATATTCTCAGCAGGCAGAGGGAAGGCATCGCATTGGCCAAGATCCGCGGTGTATATAGAGGGCGCGCACGGGCGCTGAACGACGAACAGGCCGCTGAGGTTTGCCGGCGCGCGGCGGCGGGGGAGAAGAAGACAGCACTGGCTGAGTTGTTCGGGGTTAGCAGGGAGACTGTCTATAAGGCCTTGAGGGAGGCACGCTCACAGATCTGACGCGCGCTGATCAAAAAACTGCGCCTCTTTAACCGTCCGAGGTCCTGCCAGGACTGAGTCGTTCCACTTGGATCTTCCTGGTTCGCGGACAATCACCCAAGGATCTCCTTGGTAGATTGCTAGGACGCGCGCTGCGTCGCGGGCGCTCAGGGGCTTCGTGGCCTTTATGCCCTTGCCTACTTCCGCTACGTGTTCCTCGCCGTTATGACTCCAACGGATCAACCGTACTCGCTCGTCAAATTGGGCTGGGGTTCCTTTGTAGAGGGCTGCGAGTTCCTGATAGAGGGTTTCGCTGTCTTCGGGGGTGTCTGCGAGGGGCACATAAAATTCCATGCTCCAAGCCTACCCAGCCGCGTCCCCGTTTTGCTCCCGCTCGGACAACTTATCCACAGGCCTCGGGAATCACTCCAACTTCCATACCCTCTTAATCAACCCCGCCGCCACCCACTCCAACCGCTGTTCGCCGCCACTGTCCACAAACTGCACCAGGCCATACGACCGCGTCCAGCCAACCGCGACGCCAGCCTGGCCGTTGAACTTTATCTGTGGCTGTTTCCAGGCGGGGAAGCGAACCGTTGGGAGCTCTTCCTGTTTCGGATGTTTTCGCTCTGCGTCGATGATTGCCATCATGAGGGCGGATGAGTCTGGATCGAATTTATTCATGCATGGCATTATCCTCCGGGGTACGGACATTCGAAACGACTCTTGATGGTGGCCTATGGTGGAGGCATGAAGATCAGAGGAGCAGTAGAGACAATCGAAAACGGTGAGATTGCGTACGTCGAAGCCGAGGCCAAGAACTATGCGGCTGGCTATGTCGCGTTGCATCAGGGATTGCAAGAGGGAACCCGGCCGTTGAACATGCGTGTGGATCGGGGCTGACCTCAAGATTCCTACCTCCGGTTGGCAAAGGGGATCTTGCCGTACCTCTCTGCGAATGCGGCGATAAGCGAACTTTCGAGCTGCTCCTCGGTGCCGGCGGGAGTGACCTTCCATGCCACGAGGAGTTCCTTCGCGTCGGCCATCTGCCAGATGTATTGTCCACCCTGGTGTTTGTGTTTCTGGTCCCTGCCGGCGACGGCGTATTCGTTGATCCTGTCGTAGAGACCTCCGCCGTTTTTGCGTTGGCTCGCCTTGCCGAAGTAGAGGACCGAAGCGCCGGGCACCCAGTTGAGGGCGAGCTCGGCAACGGGGACGTTCTTCGGGTAGTGCTTGTGCTGTCCGCCGAAACCCTTTGCGAGGAAGGTGGGTGCTTCATGGCTGATCCGCATCACCAGGTAGACCCCGGGGGACTGCGGGATGCCGCCATCCCCTTGCGCCTGTTGCTGGCGGATGCTGTCGAAGGGCTCGAAGCCTTTGAACCCGGCGGACACGAGATCGAGGTAGTTGAATGTTTTCAGCTTGGCCAAGATCAGGCTCCGATCGGTTGAAGTCAGCGAACGCAGGGTAGGGAATTGGCTGCCAAAGGTTTGGACAGTACATGCTGGAGTCTACTTCAGAGCTGCTCACCGTCCGTGTTGACCGCCCATAACAGCAGACACCAGCCCCTCTCACCGGCACCTGTGGTGAACGCGTCGGTGAACGATGAGGTTGGCGGATGGGGGCTGATGAGGGGGCTGTTGGTGATCGTTCAGGTTCCGTCAACAGCGATAGCCTGGTCGCTGTCTGAGTCGCGGCGCCAGGTGCGACCATTGAGGCGATAGGTGATCTGGGCCGTGAAACGAGTTATTGGTTGACCACTCAGGTCCCCCGGGTGGATTGGAATGTCAACAATCCGAATGTGTTGGCTAATCGAATCGTCAGCTGGAATTGAGAAGCCGGCCTCCGGTTGTGCCATGAGCCTAAGGCCGGGGTCGAGGGTGATGTTTTTTATGTTCGTGGGGTGATTTGAATTGTTTTGAATCACAAGGTTGAAGCTTGTCATCATCTGGTCGGGCGGGGTGCCGGTGGCAGCGCCACCCTTCAACGCCACGGAAACATTGTTGGCTTCGGCTTGGGCTTCATTGGCTCGCTGGACGGCGTCACTCATATCCCTCTCGTTCTCATCTCTGCGAGTCCGCTCCCGTTCGGCTTGGTCGGACCGGAATGCCCTGACAGCCCACAGGAGCGTAAGGACGGTGGCGACGCCACCGAACCAGGTTCCTGTGGCTACAACCCAGTCGGGGTCCAGTTTCTTGAGTACCAGTAAGGCGATGCATGCGCCGAGCGTGAAACCGCCGAGCCCCCAGATGATGTACACGATCCGGGGCTTTTGTTGTGAGGCCATGTCACCACAGTAGCGGTGGCCCACCTTTCAGCCACCCACTCAGCCATCCGAAGTCTGGGTGATCGCTGCGGGGGACGTTGAGGGGAGCGTTGTGGTGGTGCTGAATGAAAGAAGCCCCGTCCGACAATCGGACGGGGCTTCGAGATGCACCATTTGTTATTGCAACGCCTTGCGGAACCGGAACACCTCACCTGCCACCAGCACCCCGAGCCAACGAGGTAGCCATTATGTGTACGGCAGGTTCGATGGCTCTCACCGATAATCCGTCTTCTTTCGTCGGTGATGTCTTGGCTTTCAGACCGGCGCAAAATTGTGCACCCGTCGACGGGTCGGGCGCATAGAGACTTATATGAACACTTCCCGTGCTACTGAGAACATGACCACCACCACCAACAACCTCTCCGAGGTTGTTGGCCCTGATCTATTTGTTTAGACGAGGCTTTCGGTAGCGGGTGTGGGTCGATCCAACCCCCATGAGCCCCGGCGTCTCCGAAGAGACGAGATTAGGTGTCTACGAAGTCACGAGATTACACACCTGCTACCAAAAGCCTCTGCTATACACTCTGGCGCTGTCGAGGCCAGATGCAGGGTTGTTTGGCGAGTTTCCCGCCGATTTCAAAGAGCCTGGCCCGGAGCTTCTTGGGTTCCCACCGGCGGACCTTGGTGTCAATGAAGCCGATCATCTGTGCCCAGGTGATGATTTCAGTGGCGATCACGACCACATGGCACCATAATTCGTTGGCGGTGAAGGACTTGAACGGCAGGTTCGCGAAGTCGGTGTCCTTGGCGTTGCGGATCCGGTCCTCACGGTGTGCCTGAGCCGGTGGCGGACGTCCAGATCGGCGAGCTGGCCGTGTTCCTGATTCGTGGCGATCGCCGGTGTTTACGAAGTGACGAAGTTAAACGCCGGGTTGACCCGCGCCTGGTACCGAAAGCCGCGTCTGTACATGACGGGCAGAGGGGGATGATTTGGCAGTGAGCAGCGTCGCCACCAAGCTACTTCCGATATTTCCAACAAGTACGATGATGCTGTTCAGGAATAGGATCATTCGGTTCTCCTTACATTCTTCTTCTGCGGTCAATTTACGGTTTAGGAGTGCAGACGAGAGAAAAACGCAGCAAAATACAGTAGCCAGGAGAGGGACGACGCTGCCACTGACCCCCAAACCGGGTCTTTGGCACTCCGCCATTCAACCATGTCGTCCCGGGCCC
This genomic interval from Arthrobacter sp. PAMC 25486 contains the following:
- a CDS encoding recombinase family protein, translating into MSGQRVAHVRVSSFDQNTDRQLDGVAVDRTFTDKASGKDTARPQLQEMLAYVREGDTLLVHSMDRLARNLEDLRRLVRELNDRGVRVEFVKEALTFDGDGSAMGQLLLSVMGAVAEFERSHILSRQREGIALAKIRGVYRGRARALNDEQAAEVCRRAAAGEKKTALAELFGVSRETVYKALREARSQI